From a single Enterococcus gilvus ATCC BAA-350 genomic region:
- a CDS encoding ParA family protein yields MFFYYSTLSDSRFKTLQQNLILNNYFKGGVGKSKLSTMFAYLTDKLNLKVLMIDKDLQATMTKDLAKTFKVELPRVNFYEGLKNGNLASSIVHLTDNLDLIPGTFDLMLLPKLTRSWTFENESRLLATLLAPLKSDYDLIIIDTVPTPSVYTNNAIVASDYVMIPLQAEEESTNNIQNYISYLIDLQEQFNPGLDMIGFVPYLVDTDSATIKSNLEELYKQHKEDNLVFQNIIKRSNKVSTWSKNGITEHKGYDKKVLSMYENVFFEMLERIIQLENEKE; encoded by the coding sequence ATCTTTTTCTATTATTCTACCTTATCTGATAGTAGATTTAAAACTTTGCAACAGAACCTTATCTTGAATAATTACTTTAAAGGTGGTGTTGGAAAGTCAAAATTATCAACTATGTTTGCTTACTTGACAGACAAATTGAATTTAAAAGTTTTAATGATCGATAAGGACTTACAAGCAACAATGACAAAAGACTTAGCAAAAACTTTTAAGGTAGAATTGCCACGTGTTAATTTTTACGAAGGCTTGAAAAATGGAAACTTGGCTTCTTCTATTGTTCATTTGACTGATAATTTAGACTTGATACCTGGCACGTTTGATTTGATGTTACTGCCAAAATTAACTCGTTCATGGACGTTTGAAAACGAAAGTAGATTGCTTGCTACTCTTTTAGCACCTTTAAAAAGTGACTATGATCTCATTATTATTGATACTGTACCAACGCCAAGCGTTTATACAAATAATGCAATCGTGGCGAGTGATTACGTTATGATCCCTTTACAAGCAGAAGAAGAAAGTACAAACAACATTCAAAACTATATTTCCTATTTGATTGATTTACAAGAACAATTTAACCCTGGACTAGATATGATCGGTTTTGTTCCTTATTTAGTTGATACGGACAGCGCAACGATAAAATCAAACCTGGAAGAACTGTACAAGCAACATAAAGAAGATAACTTGGTTTTCCAAAATATTATCAAGCGAAGTAATAAAGTAAGTACCTGGTCTAAAAACGGAATTACAGAACACAAAGGCTATGACAAAAAAGTTTTATCCATGTATGAGAACGTATTTTTTGAAATGCTTGAGCGAATTATTCAATTAGAAAATGAAAAAGAATAG
- a CDS encoding peptide-binding protein: protein MIVGNLGAQKAKRNDTPISAKKDIMGDKTVRVRADLHHIIKIETAKNGGNVKEVMDKALEEYIRKYLPDKL from the coding sequence GTGATTGTGGGAAATTTAGGCGCACAAAAAGCAAAACGAAATGATACACCAATCAGTGCAAAAAAAGATATAATGGGAGATAAGACGGTTCGTGTTCGTGCTGACTTACACCATATCATAAAAATCGAAACAGCAAAGAATGGCGGAAACGTAAAAGAAGTTATGGATAAAGCCTTAGAAGAATATATTCGGAAATATTTACCTGACAAACTTTAA
- a CDS encoding antitoxin, whose translation MAVTYEKTFEIEIINELSASVYNRVLNYVLNHELNKNDSQLLEVNLLNQLKLAKRVNLFDYSLEELQAVHEYWRSMNRYSKQVLNKEKVA comes from the coding sequence ATGGCAGTTACGTATGAAAAAACATTTGAAATTGAAATCATTAATGAGTTATCGGCAAGTGTTTATAATCGAGTATTAAACTATGTTTTGAACCATGAATTAAATAAAAATGACTCTCAATTATTGGAAGTCAATTTATTAAACCAATTAAAGCTTGCAAAACGTGTAAATCTTTTTGATTATTCTTTAGAAGAATTACAAGCCGTTCATGAGTATTGGCGGTCAATGAATCGTTACTCAAAACAAGTTTTGAATAAAGAGAAAGTGGCTTAA
- a CDS encoding zeta toxin family protein: MANIVNFTDKQFENRLNDNLEELIQGKKAVESPTAFLLGGQPGSGKTSLRSAIFEETQGDVIVIDNDTFKQQHPNFDELVKLYEKDVVKHVTPYSNRMTEAIISHLSDKGYNLVIEGTGRTTDVPIQTATMLQAKGYETKMYVMAVPKINSYLGTIERYETMYADDPMTARATPKQAHDIVVKNLPNNLETLHKTGLFSDIRLYNREGVKLYSSLETPSISPKETLEKELNRKVASKEIQPTLERIEQKMVQNQHQETPEFKAIQQKLESLQPPTPPIPKTPKLPGL, encoded by the coding sequence ATGGCAAATATAGTCAATTTTACTGACAAACAATTTGAGAATCGCTTAAATGATAATTTAGAAGAATTGATTCAAGGAAAAAAAGCGGTTGAATCGCCAACCGCTTTTTTACTTGGTGGGCAACCAGGGTCAGGGAAAACCAGTTTGCGATCAGCAATTTTTGAAGAAACACAAGGGGATGTTATTGTCATTGATAATGATACCTTTAAACAACAGCACCCTAATTTTGATGAACTAGTGAAACTTTATGAAAAAGACGTAGTAAAACACGTTACCCCTTATTCTAATCGCATGACAGAAGCGATCATAAGCCATTTGAGCGATAAAGGGTATAATTTGGTGATCGAAGGTACAGGACGAACAACAGACGTTCCTATTCAAACCGCAACAATGCTTCAAGCTAAAGGTTATGAAACAAAAATGTATGTCATGGCAGTACCTAAAATCAACTCATATTTAGGAACAATTGAACGATATGAAACCATGTATGCAGATGATCCAATGACAGCCAGGGCAACACCAAAACAAGCACATGATATTGTGGTTAAAAATTTACCTAACAATTTAGAAACACTTCATAAAACGGGCTTATTTAGCGATATAAGGCTTTATAATAGAGAAGGAGTAAAACTCTATTCAAGTTTGGAAACACCTTCTATTAGTCCAAAAGAAACCTTAGAAAAAGAATTGAATCGTAAAGTAGCAAGTAAAGAAATTCAACCGACTTTAGAACGAATAGAGCAAAAAATGGTTCAAAATCAACACCAAGAAACCCCTGAATTTAAAGCAATTCAACAAAAATTGGAAAGCTTGCAGCCACCTACACCACCAATACCCAAAACACCTAAACTTCCAGGACTTTAA
- a CDS encoding DnaJ domain-containing protein has translation MKYIKNVETLEELKKAYKKLALKLHPDCGGNEEEMKILNNEYDELFSKLKNTHKNKDGETYTKETTETPEQFKDIINQLFNLKMDGVSIEIVGTFIWLTGNTKPYKDDIKALEFRYSPKKYAWYKAPSDYKKRSRKNYDMDTIRVMYGSQKVKEDKEEKKYLQAN, from the coding sequence ATGAAATACATTAAAAACGTTGAAACATTGGAAGAATTGAAAAAAGCCTACAAAAAGTTAGCTTTGAAGTTACACCCCGATTGTGGCGGGAATGAAGAAGAAATGAAAATTTTGAACAATGAATATGACGAACTGTTTAGCAAACTTAAAAACACTCACAAGAACAAAGACGGCGAAACCTATACAAAAGAAACGACTGAAACGCCCGAACAATTTAAGGACATTATAAATCAACTTTTCAATCTGAAAATGGACGGTGTATCAATTGAAATCGTGGGAACTTTTATATGGTTAACAGGAAACACAAAACCTTATAAGGACGACATAAAAGCCCTAGAATTTCGTTATTCACCAAAAAAATACGCATGGTATAAAGCACCAAGCGATTATAAAAAACGTAGTCGAAAAAATTATGATATGGACACAATAAGGGTAATGTATGGAAGTCAAAAGGTGAAGGAAGATAAAGAAGAAAAAAAATACTTACAAGCCAATTAA
- the mobQ gene encoding MobQ family relaxase encodes MAIFHLSMTIAKREGGKRSLIAMASYRSGEKLYSELYEKTNLYNHRTVKPEAFILKPDYVPNEFLDRQTLWNKMELAEKSPNAQLCRELNVALPIELNNSDQRMLIEDFVKDNFVSEGMIADVAIHRDDENNPHAHIMLTMREVDSEGNILNKRKRIPKLDENGNQIFNEKGQRVTVSIKTNDWDRKSLVSEIRKDWADKVNQYLKDRNIDQQITEKSHAELGKKELPTIHEGFYSKKLEDKGVISELKRKNLEIQSYNDVLSELDKLENQEKVLKQDQNFTLKFEKTFSPLEKKELKNLSQELKIFVNDENIDKRISELKRWENSLIFNNKMEIQKQRLMLSKISSERDMLTKANEILDKQAERFFKKSYLSLNIDKFSNHEVRAMVNETIFRKQLLNKDQLAEVIYNERVVEKEESKKIFKEKPFQTSRYLDSKIKQVEDSITKENNPERKEILSIKKEKLIGIKQGLIEYVKSEVERKFDKNVSIDSVIEGEMLLAKADYYKTTDFSKVEGVARFSSEEINSMLEQSKGFLTNIQTVKIPNDCQGVFFVQDSMKHIDELSPLAKHNLKKVVNRNAYLPDSDKLELSKEIENTNKDQSQELEKNEPEKNEVSVKMFQFAKSINRLLSGNQPQKKRNLDKLIKQTKAKENQSLQRNIPLR; translated from the coding sequence TTGGCAATCTTCCATTTATCTATGACAATAGCAAAAAGAGAAGGCGGAAAAAGAAGTTTAATCGCAATGGCTTCTTATCGAAGTGGTGAAAAATTGTATAGTGAACTATATGAAAAAACTAATCTATACAACCATAGAACTGTTAAACCAGAAGCTTTTATTTTAAAACCTGATTATGTACCTAATGAGTTTTTAGATAGACAGACATTATGGAATAAAATGGAATTAGCAGAAAAAAGTCCAAACGCTCAACTTTGTCGAGAATTAAATGTAGCATTGCCAATTGAATTAAATAACTCAGACCAAAGAATGTTGATTGAAGATTTTGTAAAAGATAACTTTGTCAGTGAAGGAATGATTGCAGACGTAGCTATTCATAGAGATGATGAAAACAATCCTCATGCTCATATTATGTTAACAATGAGAGAAGTAGATAGTGAAGGTAATATTCTAAATAAAAGAAAAAGAATACCTAAACTAGATGAAAATGGCAATCAGATTTTTAACGAAAAAGGACAAAGAGTAACAGTTTCAATAAAAACTAATGATTGGGATAGAAAATCTCTTGTTTCTGAAATTCGTAAAGATTGGGCAGACAAAGTTAATCAATATTTAAAAGACAGAAATATCGATCAACAAATTACAGAAAAATCTCATGCGGAACTTGGTAAAAAAGAACTACCAACAATCCATGAAGGTTTTTACTCAAAAAAATTAGAAGATAAAGGAGTTATAAGTGAGTTAAAAAGGAAAAATTTAGAAATTCAAAGTTACAATGATGTTTTAAGCGAACTTGATAAACTTGAAAATCAAGAAAAAGTATTAAAACAAGACCAAAACTTTACTTTAAAATTTGAAAAAACATTTTCACCTTTAGAGAAAAAGGAATTGAAAAACCTTTCGCAAGAATTAAAAATATTTGTCAATGATGAAAATATTGACAAAAGAATTAGTGAATTAAAGAGGTGGGAAAATTCACTTATCTTTAATAATAAAATGGAAATTCAAAAACAACGTTTGATGTTAAGTAAAATTAGTAGTGAACGAGATATGCTTACAAAGGCAAATGAAATTTTAGATAAACAAGCAGAAAGATTCTTCAAAAAATCTTATCTAAGTTTGAATATTGACAAATTTTCAAATCACGAAGTTAGAGCAATGGTTAATGAAACCATATTTAGAAAACAGTTATTGAATAAAGATCAGTTAGCAGAGGTCATTTACAATGAAAGAGTAGTAGAAAAAGAAGAAAGTAAAAAGATTTTTAAAGAAAAACCATTTCAAACTAGCCGTTATCTTGATTCAAAAATTAAACAAGTTGAAGATAGTATAACAAAAGAAAATAACCCTGAAAGAAAAGAAATTTTATCAATTAAGAAAGAAAAACTAATAGGAATAAAACAAGGATTGATAGAATATGTTAAATCAGAAGTAGAAAGAAAATTTGATAAAAATGTTTCAATAGATTCAGTCATAGAAGGCGAAATGCTACTTGCAAAAGCTGACTATTACAAAACAACTGATTTTTCTAAAGTCGAAGGAGTTGCTAGATTCAGCAGTGAGGAAATTAATTCCATGTTGGAACAATCAAAAGGCTTCTTAACTAACATTCAGACGGTGAAAATTCCTAATGATTGTCAAGGTGTATTTTTTGTTCAAGATAGCATGAAACATATTGATGAACTAAGCCCATTAGCAAAACACAATCTGAAAAAGGTCGTTAATCGCAATGCTTATTTACCTGATTCTGATAAACTTGAATTAAGTAAGGAAATTGAAAATACTAATAAAGATCAATCCCAAGAATTGGAAAAAAATGAACCTGAAAAAAATGAAGTGTCTGTAAAAATGTTCCAATTTGCGAAATCAATTAATCGTTTGTTGAGTGGTAACCAACCACAGAAAAAACGAAACTTAGACAAATTGATTAAGCAAACAAAAGCAAAAGAAAACCAATCATTACAAAGGAATATTCCTTTGCGATAA
- a CDS encoding CagC family type IV secretion system protein, which translates to MKKFIKDTKFKLESAVFAVGTLFITDPVFAATDPQAKLVQAGNTIKGVLTALIVVVGGIACAKIVIKYLPSIDDPQEKNTMYKALGTALLVTALGGALVWLVPWAYGLLA; encoded by the coding sequence ATGAAAAAATTTATCAAAGATACAAAGTTTAAGCTTGAAAGTGCGGTTTTTGCGGTGGGTACATTATTTATTACTGATCCAGTGTTTGCAGCCACTGATCCACAAGCGAAATTAGTTCAAGCGGGTAACACTATAAAAGGTGTTTTAACAGCCTTAATTGTTGTAGTTGGTGGGATTGCTTGTGCGAAGATTGTTATTAAATACTTGCCGTCTATTGATGACCCACAAGAAAAAAATACCATGTATAAAGCCTTGGGAACAGCCTTGCTTGTTACGGCATTAGGTGGGGCGTTGGTTTGGTTAGTACCTTGGGCGTATGGCTTACTTGCTTAA
- a CDS encoding glycosyl transferase, with amino-acid sequence MNSDQVKQALLDLLNADTEKGRTWFFPSNVSDRYTVILGLDLKQSAKAIGTALISVLLAILIFRSTAVFPLIIYVIVGLVSFGGVWAFYTIKPITDRPNISISDFMKQRKDFSKRPKVYYKKPKERV; translated from the coding sequence ATGAATAGCGATCAAGTGAAACAAGCCCTATTAGATTTGTTAAATGCAGACACTGAAAAAGGGCGGACTTGGTTTTTTCCGTCCAATGTATCTGATCGATACACAGTCATTTTAGGGCTAGATTTAAAACAATCAGCAAAAGCGATCGGTACGGCATTAATAAGCGTGCTATTGGCAATTCTTATTTTCCGTAGCACAGCCGTTTTTCCTTTAATTATCTATGTCATTGTTGGTTTGGTGTCATTTGGTGGTGTATGGGCGTTTTATACGATTAAACCAATTACAGACCGACCTAACATTTCTATATCTGATTTTATGAAGCAAAGAAAAGACTTTTCTAAAAGACCAAAAGTCTATTACAAAAAGCCAAAAGAACGAGTGTAA
- a CDS encoding VirB4 family type IV secretion system protein has product MEKIPKEKIIVIPEVDTDVVSDLAPFNFTVERDKLLIDDSYAVPYVITKYNNKPRGNWFNRIRKMSGDITISHYYTKANGNSLNDYYNRTIKNKQAEIDRSHDPLTIIRLEREMKIAQTQLEQAVDENTSYLYLYTYVLIKSKSEDKLKKLCEDFETRCIASGVKALIPYTMIDKAYWSALPLQSNEVPEYTYTIANSISASSIFPFDDNELSVFTKNMIIEGINKDTENIVSIDYTNRKLVVNRNKFVFGLSGGGKTTYLTSDYLKKYAFSDNSTELRHRIVLFDPEDEQTERVRSLGGEIINLSSMSDVRINPFQIYSRNTLDVDLKESLSDFEEDELVENLEIKHKDFEMTDNDIDKEISKRMNILTPYFLMVDHSLTDSQLSIIKLEAKKCYTNLYEKKNLSKMENTDFPTFSDLENRLKALEETDPKRYKRIEDFIYSLEDFTIGSRTIFNGHTNIDLNNPLICFSLRDLQTEEGIRDLAYLNSFSYLFEEITNNPQIVTSVYADEFHFLLKNKISADFFFQAYKRFRKYNADCTVSTQQIDDVLKAPDNIGKAIIGNSFTKVFFGLDETEAQGISNELKLKLTKKELSFITSKRQGEALLFHGTKRAKIKVDLTQEEMRLLNPGEYEDIYGVSPKKEINWLLRSKIQ; this is encoded by the coding sequence ATGGAGAAGATACCAAAAGAGAAAATTATTGTAATACCCGAAGTTGATACGGACGTTGTATCTGATTTAGCACCATTTAACTTTACAGTAGAACGTGACAAATTATTGATTGATGATTCATACGCAGTTCCCTATGTCATTACAAAATACAATAATAAACCAAGAGGAAATTGGTTTAATCGTATTCGTAAAATGAGTGGAGATATAACCATATCTCATTATTACACTAAAGCAAACGGTAACTCATTGAATGATTATTACAACAGAACCATTAAGAACAAGCAAGCAGAGATCGATCGTTCGCATGATCCGTTGACAATTATTCGTTTAGAACGTGAAATGAAAATTGCACAAACGCAGTTAGAACAAGCCGTTGACGAAAACACTTCTTATCTTTATTTATATACCTATGTTTTGATCAAAAGTAAGTCCGAAGATAAGCTGAAAAAATTGTGTGAAGATTTTGAAACACGTTGTATCGCAAGTGGAGTAAAAGCGTTAATTCCATATACTATGATTGATAAGGCGTATTGGAGTGCCTTACCGTTACAATCTAATGAAGTACCTGAATACACCTATACAATCGCTAATTCAATCAGTGCAAGCAGTATTTTTCCTTTTGATGATAATGAATTAAGTGTATTTACTAAAAATATGATTATCGAGGGAATCAATAAAGATACTGAAAATATTGTTAGTATTGATTACACCAATAGAAAATTAGTAGTCAATCGTAACAAATTTGTTTTTGGTCTATCAGGTGGAGGAAAAACCACTTACTTAACGTCAGACTATTTAAAAAAATATGCTTTTTCTGATAATTCAACAGAACTAAGGCACAGAATCGTTTTATTTGATCCCGAAGATGAACAAACAGAGCGTGTACGTTCTCTAGGGGGCGAAATAATCAATCTATCGTCTATGTCAGACGTTCGTATCAATCCATTTCAAATCTACTCACGCAATACGCTAGATGTCGATTTAAAAGAATCGTTATCCGATTTTGAAGAGGACGAACTTGTAGAAAATCTTGAAATAAAGCACAAAGATTTTGAAATGACTGACAATGATATTGATAAAGAAATCAGTAAACGAATGAATATTTTAACGCCATATTTCCTAATGGTGGATCACTCTTTGACTGACAGTCAATTATCTATTATTAAGTTAGAAGCTAAAAAATGCTATACGAATTTATACGAAAAGAAAAACTTGTCAAAAATGGAAAACACCGATTTTCCAACATTTTCAGACTTAGAAAATCGATTGAAAGCCTTAGAAGAAACTGATCCAAAACGATACAAACGAATTGAAGATTTTATTTATTCATTAGAAGATTTTACAATCGGAAGTCGTACCATTTTTAACGGTCATACCAATATAGACTTAAACAATCCGTTAATTTGCTTTTCTTTGCGAGATTTACAGACCGAAGAAGGAATCAGAGATTTAGCATACCTCAACAGCTTTAGTTATCTATTTGAAGAAATAACCAACAATCCGCAAATTGTAACGTCTGTTTATGCAGATGAATTTCACTTTTTATTGAAGAATAAAATTAGTGCTGACTTTTTCTTCCAAGCATATAAACGCTTTAGAAAATACAATGCTGATTGTACCGTATCAACCCAACAGATTGATGATGTATTAAAAGCACCTGATAATATCGGTAAAGCAATTATTGGGAATAGCTTTACAAAAGTGTTTTTTGGACTTGATGAAACGGAAGCGCAAGGTATTTCAAATGAATTGAAACTTAAACTCACAAAAAAAGAATTATCGTTCATTACCTCAAAACGGCAAGGGGAAGCTTTACTTTTCCATGGTACAAAGCGAGCAAAGATAAAAGTAGATTTAACACAGGAAGAAATGCGTTTGCTTAACCCAGGCGAATATGAAGATATTTACGGCGTTAGTCCGAAGAAAGAGATCAACTGGTTGTTAAGATCGAAAATTCAATAG